One genomic region from Pogoniulus pusillus isolate bPogPus1 chromosome 40, bPogPus1.pri, whole genome shotgun sequence encodes:
- the STAT3 gene encoding signal transducer and activator of transcription 3 isoform X2, with translation MAQWNQLQQLDTRYLEQLHQLYSDSFPMELRQFLAPWIESQDWAYAASKESHATLVFHNLLGEIDQQYSRFLQESNVLYQHNLRRIKQFLQSRYLEKPMEIARIVARCLWEESRLLQTAATAAQQGGQATHPTAAVVTEKQQMLEQHLQDVRKRVQDLEQKMKVVENLQDDFDFNYKTLKSQGDMQDLNGNNQAVTRQKMQQLEQMLTALDQMRRGIVSELAGLLSAMEYVQKMLADEELADWKRRQQIACIGGPPNICLDRLENWITSLAESQLQTRQQIKKLEELQQKVSYKGDPIVQHRPMLEERIVELFRNLMKSAFVVERQPCMPMHPDRPLVIKTGVQFTTKVRLLVKFPELNYQLKIKVCIDKDSGDIAALRGSRKFNILGTNTKVMNMEESNNGSLSAEFKHLTLREQRCGNGGRANCDASLIVTEELHLITFETEVYHQGLKIDLETHSLPVVVISNICQMPNAWASILWYNMLTNNPKNVNFFTKPPIGTWDQVAEVLSWQFSSTTKRGLSIEQLTTLAEKLLGPGVNYSGCQITWAKFCKENMAGKGFSFWVWLDNIIDLVKKYILALWNEGYIMGFISKDRERAILSTKPPGTFLLRFSESSKEGGITFTWVEKDISGKTQIQSVEPYTKQQLSNMSFAEIIMGYKIMDATNILVSPLVYLYPDIPKEEAFGKYCRSESQEHSEPTDSGAAPYLKTKFICVTPTTFSSTIDLPMSPRTLDSLMQFGSGDGADAKAGGQFESLTFDMEQTPECASSPM, from the exons ATGGCACAGTGgaaccagctgcagcagctcgaCACGAGgtacctggagcagctccaccagctctACAGCGACAGCTTCCCCATGGAGCTCCGGCAGTTCCTGGCCCCATGGATTGAGAGCCAGGACTG GGCATACGCTGCCAGCAAGGAGTCCCACGCCACGCTGGTGTTCCACAACCTGCTCGGGGAGATCGATCAGCAGTACAGCCGCTTCCTGCAGGAGTCCAACGTCCTCTACCAGCACAACCTGCGCCGCATCAAGCAGTtcctgcag AGCAGATATCTGGAGAAGCCGATGGAGATCGCCCGCATCGTGGCACGCTGCCTGTGGGAAGAGTCCCGgctcctgcagacagctgccactgcagctcag caagGGGGACAGGCAACACATCCCACAGCAGCGGTGgtgacagagaagcagcagatgctggagcagcacctgcaggatgTGAGGAAGAGGGTGCAG gatctggagCAGAAGATGAAAGTGGTGGAGAACCTCCAGGATGACTTTGATTTTAACTACAAGACTTTGAAAAGCCAGGGAG ACATGCAGGACCTGAACGGCAACAACCAGGCTGTGACCCGGCAGAAGATGCAGCAGCTTGAGCAGATGCTGACAGCGCTGGACCAGATGCGGAGG GGCATCGTGagtgagctggcagggctgctgtctgcCATGGAGTATGTGCAGAAGATGCTGGCAGATGAGGAGCtggcagactggaagagacGGCAGCAGATTGCCTGCATCGGTGGTCCTCCAAACATCTGCTTGGACCGGCTGGAGAACTG GATAACCTCCCTGGCTGAGTCACAGCTGCAGACCCGGCAGCAGATCAAGAAgctggaagagctgcagcagaaggtgTCCTACAAGGGTGACCCAATCGTGCAGCACCGACCCATGCTGGAGGAGAGGATCGTGGAGCTGTTCCGCAACCTTATGAaaag TGCTTTCGTGGTGGAGAGGCAGCCCTGCATGCCCATGCACCCTGACCGGCCCCTGGTCATCAAAACCGGTGTCCAGTTCACCACCAAAGTCAG GCTGTTGGTCAAGTTTCCAGAGCTCAACTACCAGCTGAAGATCAAAGTCTGCATCGACAA GGACTCTGGGGATATTGCAGCACTTAGAGG GTCCCGGAAGTTTAACATCCTGGGGACAAACACCAAGGTGATGAACATGGAGGAGTCGAACAATGGCAGCCTCTCGGCAGAGTTCAAGCACCTG accctgcGTGAGCAGCGCTGTGGTAACGGTGGCAGAGCCAACTGCGAC GCTTCACTGATTGTCACTGAGGAGCTGCACCTCATCACCTTTGAGACAGAAGTGTATCACCAGGGGCTGAAGATTGACCTGGAG ACTCACTCGCTGCCCGTGGTGGTCATCTCCAACATCTGCCAGATGCCCAATGCCTGGGCATCCATCCTGTGGTACAACATGCTGACCAACAACCCCAAG AACGTGAACTTCTTCACCAAGCCCCCCATCGGGACCTGGGACCAGGTGGCAGAGGTGCTGAGCTGGCAGTTCTCCTCCACCACGAAGCGTGGCCTCAGCATCGAGCagctgaccactctggcagagAAACTCCTGG GGCCAGGTGTGAACTACTCAGGCTGTCAGATCACCTGGGCCAAGTTCTGCAAG gAAAATATGGCTGGGAAAGGCTTCTCCTTCTGGGTCTGGCTGGACAACATCATTGACCTGGTGAAGAAGTACATCCTGGCGCTGTGGAACGAAGG GTACATCATGGGCTTCATCAGTAAGGATCGGGAGAGAGCCATCCTCAGCACCAAGCCCCCGGGCACATTCCTGCTGCGCTTCAGTGAGAGCAGCAAGGAGGGTGGCATCACCTTCACCTGGGTGGAGAAGGACATCAGCG GGAAGACACAGATCCAGTCGGTGGAGCCCTacaccaagcagcagctcagcaacatGTCCTTCGCCGAGATCATCATGGGCTACAAGATCATGGATGCCACCAACATCCTGGTGTCCCCCCTGGTGTACCTGTACCCAGACATCCCCAAAGAGGAGGCCTTTGGGAAGTACTGCCGCTCCGAGAGCCAGGAGCACTCAGAACCCACTGACTCAG GTGCTGCTCCATATCTGAAGACCAAGTTCATCTGTGTCACCCC CACCACCTTCAGCAGCACCATCGACCTGCCCATGTCCCCGCGCACCCTGGACTCGCTCATGCAGTTTGGCAGTGGTGACGGTGCAGACGCCAAGGCTGGAGGGCAGTTTG AGTCGCTGACCTTCGACATGGAGCAGACCCCGGAGTGTGCCTCGTCCCCCATGTga
- the STAT3 gene encoding signal transducer and activator of transcription 3 isoform X3, which translates to MAQWNQLQQLDTRYLEQLHQLYSDSFPMELRQFLAPWIESQDWAYAASKESHATLVFHNLLGEIDQQYSRFLQESNVLYQHNLRRIKQFLQSRYLEKPMEIARIVARCLWEESRLLQTAATAAQQGGQATHPTAAVVTEKQQMLEQHLQDVRKRVQDLEQKMKVVENLQDDFDFNYKTLKSQGDMQDLNGNNQAVTRQKMQQLEQMLTALDQMRRGIVSELAGLLSAMEYVQKMLADEELADWKRRQQIACIGGPPNICLDRLENWITSLAESQLQTRQQIKKLEELQQKVSYKGDPIVQHRPMLEERIVELFRNLMKSAFVVERQPCMPMHPDRPLVIKTGVQFTTKVRLLVKFPELNYQLKIKVCIDKDSGDIAALRGSRKFNILGTNTKVMNMEESNNGSLSAEFKHLTLREQRCGNGGRANCDASLIVTEELHLITFETEVYHQGLKIDLETHSLPVVVISNICQMPNAWASILWYNMLTNNPKNVNFFTKPPIGTWDQVAEVLSWQFSSTTKRGLSIEQLTTLAEKLLGPGVNYSGCQITWAKFCKENMAGKGFSFWVWLDNIIDLVKKYILALWNEGYIMGFISKDRERAILSTKPPGTFLLRFSESSKEGGITFTWVEKDISGKTQIQSVEPYTKQQLSNMSFAEIIMGYKIMDATNILVSPLVYLYPDIPKEEAFGKYCRSESQEHSEPTDSGSAAPYLKTKFICVTP; encoded by the exons ATGGCACAGTGgaaccagctgcagcagctcgaCACGAGgtacctggagcagctccaccagctctACAGCGACAGCTTCCCCATGGAGCTCCGGCAGTTCCTGGCCCCATGGATTGAGAGCCAGGACTG GGCATACGCTGCCAGCAAGGAGTCCCACGCCACGCTGGTGTTCCACAACCTGCTCGGGGAGATCGATCAGCAGTACAGCCGCTTCCTGCAGGAGTCCAACGTCCTCTACCAGCACAACCTGCGCCGCATCAAGCAGTtcctgcag AGCAGATATCTGGAGAAGCCGATGGAGATCGCCCGCATCGTGGCACGCTGCCTGTGGGAAGAGTCCCGgctcctgcagacagctgccactgcagctcag caagGGGGACAGGCAACACATCCCACAGCAGCGGTGgtgacagagaagcagcagatgctggagcagcacctgcaggatgTGAGGAAGAGGGTGCAG gatctggagCAGAAGATGAAAGTGGTGGAGAACCTCCAGGATGACTTTGATTTTAACTACAAGACTTTGAAAAGCCAGGGAG ACATGCAGGACCTGAACGGCAACAACCAGGCTGTGACCCGGCAGAAGATGCAGCAGCTTGAGCAGATGCTGACAGCGCTGGACCAGATGCGGAGG GGCATCGTGagtgagctggcagggctgctgtctgcCATGGAGTATGTGCAGAAGATGCTGGCAGATGAGGAGCtggcagactggaagagacGGCAGCAGATTGCCTGCATCGGTGGTCCTCCAAACATCTGCTTGGACCGGCTGGAGAACTG GATAACCTCCCTGGCTGAGTCACAGCTGCAGACCCGGCAGCAGATCAAGAAgctggaagagctgcagcagaaggtgTCCTACAAGGGTGACCCAATCGTGCAGCACCGACCCATGCTGGAGGAGAGGATCGTGGAGCTGTTCCGCAACCTTATGAaaag TGCTTTCGTGGTGGAGAGGCAGCCCTGCATGCCCATGCACCCTGACCGGCCCCTGGTCATCAAAACCGGTGTCCAGTTCACCACCAAAGTCAG GCTGTTGGTCAAGTTTCCAGAGCTCAACTACCAGCTGAAGATCAAAGTCTGCATCGACAA GGACTCTGGGGATATTGCAGCACTTAGAGG GTCCCGGAAGTTTAACATCCTGGGGACAAACACCAAGGTGATGAACATGGAGGAGTCGAACAATGGCAGCCTCTCGGCAGAGTTCAAGCACCTG accctgcGTGAGCAGCGCTGTGGTAACGGTGGCAGAGCCAACTGCGAC GCTTCACTGATTGTCACTGAGGAGCTGCACCTCATCACCTTTGAGACAGAAGTGTATCACCAGGGGCTGAAGATTGACCTGGAG ACTCACTCGCTGCCCGTGGTGGTCATCTCCAACATCTGCCAGATGCCCAATGCCTGGGCATCCATCCTGTGGTACAACATGCTGACCAACAACCCCAAG AACGTGAACTTCTTCACCAAGCCCCCCATCGGGACCTGGGACCAGGTGGCAGAGGTGCTGAGCTGGCAGTTCTCCTCCACCACGAAGCGTGGCCTCAGCATCGAGCagctgaccactctggcagagAAACTCCTGG GGCCAGGTGTGAACTACTCAGGCTGTCAGATCACCTGGGCCAAGTTCTGCAAG gAAAATATGGCTGGGAAAGGCTTCTCCTTCTGGGTCTGGCTGGACAACATCATTGACCTGGTGAAGAAGTACATCCTGGCGCTGTGGAACGAAGG GTACATCATGGGCTTCATCAGTAAGGATCGGGAGAGAGCCATCCTCAGCACCAAGCCCCCGGGCACATTCCTGCTGCGCTTCAGTGAGAGCAGCAAGGAGGGTGGCATCACCTTCACCTGGGTGGAGAAGGACATCAGCG GGAAGACACAGATCCAGTCGGTGGAGCCCTacaccaagcagcagctcagcaacatGTCCTTCGCCGAGATCATCATGGGCTACAAGATCATGGATGCCACCAACATCCTGGTGTCCCCCCTGGTGTACCTGTACCCAGACATCCCCAAAGAGGAGGCCTTTGGGAAGTACTGCCGCTCCGAGAGCCAGGAGCACTCAGAACCCACTGACTCAGGTA GTGCTGCTCCATATCTGAAGACCAAGTTCATCTGTGTCACCCCGTGA
- the CAVIN1 gene encoding caveolae-associated protein 1 isoform X3, whose amino-acid sequence MNFAAAQRCMAVGSSSSSAQLCPDEARPALPRLLLGVFGIFSSHPLRGSGLGRAGGEQAARPSLAVLSCLAALGIVWQRVGLQGLGSAAAAEVEPANGLAACGAPRGGFGAGPAELCHLNCGAGTAALRSWRRSQHSAEPSLGLSFPCSLPAVTACAGSAGRDCEATMEDTTLQIIEPPTASEASEEQAPEEPIKSDQINGVMVLTLLDKIIGAVDQIQVTQTQLEERQQEMDNAVTSIQGELTKLTKAHTTTSNTVNKMLEKVRKVSVNVKSVRQNLEKQAGQIKKLEANESELLKRRNFKVMIYQMTLGAVAEQIPGGTGLCIVLSWSGRWNEENICWTLGT is encoded by the exons ATGAACTTTGCAGCTGCACAGAGGTGCATGGCTGTtgggagcagctcctccagcgcACAGCTGTGCCCCGACGAGGCTCGCCCGGCACTTCCCCGGCTCCTGCTCGGGGTTTTCGGGATTTTTTCCTCCCATCCTCTCCGTGGCTCTGGGTTGGGGCGAGCTGGGGGCGAGCAGGCGGCGCGGCCgagcctggctgtgctctcctgCCTCGCAGCTCTTGGGATCGTCTGGCAGAGGGTGGGTCTGCAGGGGCTTGGCAGCGCTGCTGCAGCCGAGGTGGAGCCAGCCAATGGCCTGGCAGCCTGCGGCGCTCCGCGGGGCGGTTTTGGTGCCGGCCCCGCCGAGCTCTGCCATTTGAACTGCGGCGCAGGCACCGCCGCGCTCCGCTCCTGGCGCCGCTCCCAGCACAGCGCTGAGCCGAGCCTGGGGCTCAGCTttccctgctctctccctgcGGTAACGGCGTGTGCGGGCTCTGCTGGCCGGGACTGCGAGGCCACCATGGAGGACACCACTCTGCAAATCATCGAACCGCCAACTGCTTCTGAAGCCTCGGAGGAGCAAGCTCCAGAGGAGCCCATCAAATCAGACCAGATCAACGGCGTGATGGTGCTGACCCTGCTGGACAAGATCATCGGAGCGGTGGATCAGATCCAGGTGACCCAGAcacagctggaggagaggcagcaggagatggACAACGCAGTGACCAGCATCCAGGGGGAGCTGACCAAGCTGACCAAGGCTCACACCACCACCAGCAACACTGTCAACAAGATGCTGGAGAAGGTGCGCAAGGTGAGCGTCAACGTGAAGAGCGTGCGGCAGAACCTGGAGAAGCAGGCTGGGCAGATCAAGAAGCTGGAGGCCAACGAATCAGAGCTCCTGAAGCGCAGGAACTTCAAAGTCATGATCTACCAG ATGACTCTGGGCGCTGTTGCTGAGCAGATTCCTGGTGGGACAG ggctgtgcattGTTCTGTCCTGGAGCGGCCGCTGGAATGAAGAAAACATCTGCTGGACCCTGGGGACCTGA
- the CAVIN1 gene encoding caveolae-associated protein 1 isoform X2, whose translation MNFAAAQRCMAVGSSSSSAQLCPDEARPALPRLLLGVFGIFSSHPLRGSGLGRAGGEQAARPSLAVLSCLAALGIVWQRVGLQGLGSAAAAEVEPANGLAACGAPRGGFGAGPAELCHLNCGAGTAALRSWRRSQHSAEPSLGLSFPCSLPAVTACAGSAGRDCEATMEDTTLQIIEPPTASEASEEQAPEEPIKSDQINGVMVLTLLDKIIGAVDQIQVTQTQLEERQQEMDNAVTSIQGELTKLTKAHTTTSNTVNKMLEKVRKVSVNVKSVRQNLEKQAGQIKKLEANESELLKRRNFKVMIYQMTLGAVAEQIPGGTGEFCPGASSQDHSNALFLVVATEDAGGVFGGLAGDCPLSLPGELPWPRPAEDSEEAAVQGLSRSPHEDHFGTSPGALKADCLCLFVAAASLQLCNAFAAA comes from the exons ATGAACTTTGCAGCTGCACAGAGGTGCATGGCTGTtgggagcagctcctccagcgcACAGCTGTGCCCCGACGAGGCTCGCCCGGCACTTCCCCGGCTCCTGCTCGGGGTTTTCGGGATTTTTTCCTCCCATCCTCTCCGTGGCTCTGGGTTGGGGCGAGCTGGGGGCGAGCAGGCGGCGCGGCCgagcctggctgtgctctcctgCCTCGCAGCTCTTGGGATCGTCTGGCAGAGGGTGGGTCTGCAGGGGCTTGGCAGCGCTGCTGCAGCCGAGGTGGAGCCAGCCAATGGCCTGGCAGCCTGCGGCGCTCCGCGGGGCGGTTTTGGTGCCGGCCCCGCCGAGCTCTGCCATTTGAACTGCGGCGCAGGCACCGCCGCGCTCCGCTCCTGGCGCCGCTCCCAGCACAGCGCTGAGCCGAGCCTGGGGCTCAGCTttccctgctctctccctgcGGTAACGGCGTGTGCGGGCTCTGCTGGCCGGGACTGCGAGGCCACCATGGAGGACACCACTCTGCAAATCATCGAACCGCCAACTGCTTCTGAAGCCTCGGAGGAGCAAGCTCCAGAGGAGCCCATCAAATCAGACCAGATCAACGGCGTGATGGTGCTGACCCTGCTGGACAAGATCATCGGAGCGGTGGATCAGATCCAGGTGACCCAGAcacagctggaggagaggcagcaggagatggACAACGCAGTGACCAGCATCCAGGGGGAGCTGACCAAGCTGACCAAGGCTCACACCACCACCAGCAACACTGTCAACAAGATGCTGGAGAAGGTGCGCAAGGTGAGCGTCAACGTGAAGAGCGTGCGGCAGAACCTGGAGAAGCAGGCTGGGCAGATCAAGAAGCTGGAGGCCAACGAATCAGAGCTCCTGAAGCGCAGGAACTTCAAAGTCATGATCTACCAG ATGACTCTGGGCGCTGTTGCTGAGCAGATTCCTGGTGGGACAGGTGAGTTCTGCCCTGGTGCCTCTTCCCaggaccattccaatgcccttTTCCTCGTCGTAGCCACAGAAGATGCCGGGGGTGTGTTTGGAGGCCTCGCCGGGGACTGCCCTCTGAGTCTGCCTGGGGAGCTGCCGTGGCCCAGACCAGCAGAGGACagcgaggaggcagcagtgcagggcctCAGCAGGAGTCCCCATGAAGATCATTTTGGAACCTCTCCTGGAGCTCTGAAAGCTGATTGCCTCTGCCTctttgtggctgctgccagcctacAGCTCTGCaatgcctttgctgctgcttga
- the STAT3 gene encoding signal transducer and activator of transcription 3 isoform X1: protein MAQWNQLQQLDTRYLEQLHQLYSDSFPMELRQFLAPWIESQDWAYAASKESHATLVFHNLLGEIDQQYSRFLQESNVLYQHNLRRIKQFLQSRYLEKPMEIARIVARCLWEESRLLQTAATAAQQGGQATHPTAAVVTEKQQMLEQHLQDVRKRVQDLEQKMKVVENLQDDFDFNYKTLKSQGDMQDLNGNNQAVTRQKMQQLEQMLTALDQMRRGIVSELAGLLSAMEYVQKMLADEELADWKRRQQIACIGGPPNICLDRLENWITSLAESQLQTRQQIKKLEELQQKVSYKGDPIVQHRPMLEERIVELFRNLMKSAFVVERQPCMPMHPDRPLVIKTGVQFTTKVRLLVKFPELNYQLKIKVCIDKDSGDIAALRGSRKFNILGTNTKVMNMEESNNGSLSAEFKHLTLREQRCGNGGRANCDASLIVTEELHLITFETEVYHQGLKIDLETHSLPVVVISNICQMPNAWASILWYNMLTNNPKNVNFFTKPPIGTWDQVAEVLSWQFSSTTKRGLSIEQLTTLAEKLLGPGVNYSGCQITWAKFCKENMAGKGFSFWVWLDNIIDLVKKYILALWNEGYIMGFISKDRERAILSTKPPGTFLLRFSESSKEGGITFTWVEKDISGKTQIQSVEPYTKQQLSNMSFAEIIMGYKIMDATNILVSPLVYLYPDIPKEEAFGKYCRSESQEHSEPTDSGSAAPYLKTKFICVTPTTFSSTIDLPMSPRTLDSLMQFGSGDGADAKAGGQFESLTFDMEQTPECASSPM from the exons ATGGCACAGTGgaaccagctgcagcagctcgaCACGAGgtacctggagcagctccaccagctctACAGCGACAGCTTCCCCATGGAGCTCCGGCAGTTCCTGGCCCCATGGATTGAGAGCCAGGACTG GGCATACGCTGCCAGCAAGGAGTCCCACGCCACGCTGGTGTTCCACAACCTGCTCGGGGAGATCGATCAGCAGTACAGCCGCTTCCTGCAGGAGTCCAACGTCCTCTACCAGCACAACCTGCGCCGCATCAAGCAGTtcctgcag AGCAGATATCTGGAGAAGCCGATGGAGATCGCCCGCATCGTGGCACGCTGCCTGTGGGAAGAGTCCCGgctcctgcagacagctgccactgcagctcag caagGGGGACAGGCAACACATCCCACAGCAGCGGTGgtgacagagaagcagcagatgctggagcagcacctgcaggatgTGAGGAAGAGGGTGCAG gatctggagCAGAAGATGAAAGTGGTGGAGAACCTCCAGGATGACTTTGATTTTAACTACAAGACTTTGAAAAGCCAGGGAG ACATGCAGGACCTGAACGGCAACAACCAGGCTGTGACCCGGCAGAAGATGCAGCAGCTTGAGCAGATGCTGACAGCGCTGGACCAGATGCGGAGG GGCATCGTGagtgagctggcagggctgctgtctgcCATGGAGTATGTGCAGAAGATGCTGGCAGATGAGGAGCtggcagactggaagagacGGCAGCAGATTGCCTGCATCGGTGGTCCTCCAAACATCTGCTTGGACCGGCTGGAGAACTG GATAACCTCCCTGGCTGAGTCACAGCTGCAGACCCGGCAGCAGATCAAGAAgctggaagagctgcagcagaaggtgTCCTACAAGGGTGACCCAATCGTGCAGCACCGACCCATGCTGGAGGAGAGGATCGTGGAGCTGTTCCGCAACCTTATGAaaag TGCTTTCGTGGTGGAGAGGCAGCCCTGCATGCCCATGCACCCTGACCGGCCCCTGGTCATCAAAACCGGTGTCCAGTTCACCACCAAAGTCAG GCTGTTGGTCAAGTTTCCAGAGCTCAACTACCAGCTGAAGATCAAAGTCTGCATCGACAA GGACTCTGGGGATATTGCAGCACTTAGAGG GTCCCGGAAGTTTAACATCCTGGGGACAAACACCAAGGTGATGAACATGGAGGAGTCGAACAATGGCAGCCTCTCGGCAGAGTTCAAGCACCTG accctgcGTGAGCAGCGCTGTGGTAACGGTGGCAGAGCCAACTGCGAC GCTTCACTGATTGTCACTGAGGAGCTGCACCTCATCACCTTTGAGACAGAAGTGTATCACCAGGGGCTGAAGATTGACCTGGAG ACTCACTCGCTGCCCGTGGTGGTCATCTCCAACATCTGCCAGATGCCCAATGCCTGGGCATCCATCCTGTGGTACAACATGCTGACCAACAACCCCAAG AACGTGAACTTCTTCACCAAGCCCCCCATCGGGACCTGGGACCAGGTGGCAGAGGTGCTGAGCTGGCAGTTCTCCTCCACCACGAAGCGTGGCCTCAGCATCGAGCagctgaccactctggcagagAAACTCCTGG GGCCAGGTGTGAACTACTCAGGCTGTCAGATCACCTGGGCCAAGTTCTGCAAG gAAAATATGGCTGGGAAAGGCTTCTCCTTCTGGGTCTGGCTGGACAACATCATTGACCTGGTGAAGAAGTACATCCTGGCGCTGTGGAACGAAGG GTACATCATGGGCTTCATCAGTAAGGATCGGGAGAGAGCCATCCTCAGCACCAAGCCCCCGGGCACATTCCTGCTGCGCTTCAGTGAGAGCAGCAAGGAGGGTGGCATCACCTTCACCTGGGTGGAGAAGGACATCAGCG GGAAGACACAGATCCAGTCGGTGGAGCCCTacaccaagcagcagctcagcaacatGTCCTTCGCCGAGATCATCATGGGCTACAAGATCATGGATGCCACCAACATCCTGGTGTCCCCCCTGGTGTACCTGTACCCAGACATCCCCAAAGAGGAGGCCTTTGGGAAGTACTGCCGCTCCGAGAGCCAGGAGCACTCAGAACCCACTGACTCAGGTA GTGCTGCTCCATATCTGAAGACCAAGTTCATCTGTGTCACCCC CACCACCTTCAGCAGCACCATCGACCTGCCCATGTCCCCGCGCACCCTGGACTCGCTCATGCAGTTTGGCAGTGGTGACGGTGCAGACGCCAAGGCTGGAGGGCAGTTTG AGTCGCTGACCTTCGACATGGAGCAGACCCCGGAGTGTGCCTCGTCCCCCATGTga
- the CAVIN1 gene encoding caveolae-associated protein 1 isoform X1 — translation MEDTTLQIIEPPTASEASEEQAPEEPIKSDQINGVMVLTLLDKIIGAVDQIQVTQTQLEERQQEMDNAVTSIQGELTKLTKAHTTTSNTVNKMLEKVRKVSVNVKSVRQNLEKQAGQIKKLEANESELLKRRNFKVMIYQDEVKLPSKLSISKSLKEGEKLEKEGEGEEVPVGEDHAEEDRIQLSSDEEVEIEEIIEESRAERIKRSGMKRVDDFKKAFSKEKMEKTKLKTKENLEKTKLKTKENLEKTRHNLEKRMNKLGTKIVTNERREKMKTSRDKLRKSFTPDHTIYARSKTAVYKVPPFTFHVKKIREGEVEVKATELVEVGGEEGENSDLLRGESPEVQTLLEITEESDAVLVDKSDSE, via the exons ATGGAGGACACCACTCTGCAAATCATCGAACCGCCAACTGCTTCTGAAGCCTCGGAGGAGCAAGCTCCAGAGGAGCCCATCAAATCAGACCAGATCAACGGCGTGATGGTGCTGACCCTGCTGGACAAGATCATCGGAGCGGTGGATCAGATCCAGGTGACCCAGAcacagctggaggagaggcagcaggagatggACAACGCAGTGACCAGCATCCAGGGGGAGCTGACCAAGCTGACCAAGGCTCACACCACCACCAGCAACACTGTCAACAAGATGCTGGAGAAGGTGCGCAAGGTGAGCGTCAACGTGAAGAGCGTGCGGCAGAACCTGGAGAAGCAGGCTGGGCAGATCAAGAAGCTGGAGGCCAACGAATCAGAGCTCCTGAAGCGCAGGAACTTCAAAGTCATGATCTACCAG GACGAAGTGAAGCTGCCGTCCAAGCTGAGCATCAGCAAGTCTCTAAAGGAGGGcgagaagctggagaaggaaggtGAGGGCGAGGAAGTGCCGGTGGGTGAGGACCATGCAGAGGAGGACCGCATCCAACTCTCCTCGGATGAAGAGGTGGAGATTGAAGAGATTATTGAAGAGTCCCGTGCGGAGCGCATCAAAAGGAGCGGCATGAAGAGAGTGGATGACTTTAAGAAGGCATTCTCAAAGGAAAAGATGGAGAAGACTAAGCTAAAGACCAAGGAGAACCTGGAGAAGACTAAGCTAAAGACTAAGGAGAACCTGGAGAAGACCCGCcacaacctggagaagaggatgaacAAGCTGGGCACCAAGATCGTGACGaatgaaaggagagagaagatgaAGACCTCTCGGGacaagctgaggaagtctttCACCCCTGACCACACCATCTATGCCAGGTCCAAGACAGCCGTCTACAAAGTGCCGCCCTTCACTTTCCACGTCAAGAAAATAAGGGAGGGTGAGGTGGAGGTGAAGGCCACGGAGCTGGTGGAGGTCggtggagaggagggggaaaactCGGATCTGCTGCGTGGGGAGAGTCCCGAGGTGCAGACGCTGCTGGAGATCACCGAGGAGTCGGACgcggtgctggtggacaagagcGACAGCGAGTAG